The Streptomyces lienomycini sequence CGGATTCGCCGTACGGCGGTGGGCCGGGCCCCCTCGCGGAAGGGACCCGGCCCGTACGTCACGGCGTTCGACGCTCCTTGCCGCTACGCGACCACCGGCTGCTTCTCCCCCGGTGTCGGGGCCGAGGGGCCCGCGTCGCCGCCGGGTTCCTGGGCCCGCGCTCCCGGCACCGGCTTGCGCAGGCCCTTGAGGGCGATCACCAGGGCGGTGCTGACGCAGACGCCGGCCGCGATGGCGACCAGGTAGAGCAGCGGGTTGCCGATCAGCGGGACCACGAAGATGCCGCCGTGCGGGGCGCGCAGCGTCGCGCCGAAGGCCATCGAGAGGGCGCCGGTGACCGCGCCGCCCGCCATCGAGGCCGGGATGACGCGCAGCGGGTCGGCCGCGGCGAACGGGATGGCGCCCTCGGAGATGAAGGAGGCGCCCAGGACCCAGGCGGCCTTGCCGTTCTCGCGCTCGGCGGCGTTGAAGAGCCGGCCGCGCACGGTGGTGGCCAGGGCCATCGCCAGCGGTGGGACCATGCCGGCCGCCATCACCGCCGCCATGATCTTCATGGCCGAGTCGCTGGGACTGGCGACCGCGATGCCCGCGGTGGCGAAGGTGTAGGCGACCTTGTTGACCGGGCCGCCGAGGTCGAAGCACATCATCAGGCCGAGCAGCGCGCCGAGCAGGATCGCGTTGGCGCCGGACAGGCCGTTCAGCCAGTCGGTCATGCCCGACTGCGCGGAGGCGATGGGCTTGCCGATCACGACGAACATCAGGAAGCCGACGACCGCCGCCGAGATCAGCGGGATCACCACCACCGGCATGATGCCGCGCAGCGCCTTCGGTATCGGTACGCGCTGGATCGCCAGCACCACCGCGCCGGAGATCAGACCGGCCGCCAGGCCGCCGAGGAAGCCGGCGTTGATGGTGAGGGCGATCGAGCCGCCGACGAAGCCGGGGACCAGGCCGGGCCGGTCGGCCATGCCGTAGGCGATGTAGCCGGCGAGCACCGGGACGAGGAAGGCGAAGGCGACGCCGCCGATCTGGAACAGCAGCGCGCCCCAGCTGTCCGCCTGGGTCCACACGAAGTGGTCCATGACGGAGGGCGCCTTGTTGATCTCGTAGCCGCCGATCGCGAAGCCCAGGGCGATGAGCAGTCCGCCCGCGGCGACGAAGGGGACCATGTAACTGACGCCGGACATCAGCCACTTGCGGAGCTTGGCGCCGTAGCCCTCGCCGGTCCGCCCGCCGCGCTCGACGGGCGTCGCTCCCGGGGAGGCGGAGGTGACCTCGCCGCGGGCCGCCTTGCCGCGGACCTCGCCGATCAGCTCGGCGGGCCGGTTGATGGCCGCCTTGACGCCGGTGTCGACGGTGGGCTTCCCGGCGAAGCGGTCCTTCTCGCGTACGGCGACGTCGTGGGCGAGGATCACACCGTCCGCCGCCGCGATCACCGCCGGGTCGAGCCGGGTGAATCCGGCCGAGCCCTGGGTCTCGACGACGAGGTCGACGCCCGCCTCGCGGCCGGCGTTCTCCAGCGACTCGGCGGCCATGTAGGTGTGCGCGATGCCGGTGGGGCAGGAGGTGACGGCGACGATCCGGAAGGGGCGCGCGGGCCCGTCGGCGTCCTCGCCGGTGCTGCCCGGGGCGGTCTCGGCGGAGGCCGCCGCCGAGACCGTCCCGGTGTCCCTGGTGTCCTCGGCGGAGCGCTCGGTGGTGCCCTCCGCGGTGCCCCCGGCGGTCTCCTCGGCCGCGGTGGGCTCCTCCCCGCGGATCAGCGCGGCGGCGGCGGCCGCGTCGTCCACCGAGCGCAGCGCGGCGGTGAACTCGGCGTTCATCAGCTGCCGGGCCAGCGAGGAGAGGATCGTCAGGTGGGCGTCGTCGGCGCCCGCCGGAGCGGCGATCAGGAAGACGAGGTCGGCCGGGCCGTCCGTCGCCCCGAAGTCGATACCGGCCGGGCTGCGCCCGAAGGCGAGCGTCGGCTCGGTGACGTGCTCGCTGCGGCAGTGCGGGATGCCGATGCCGCCGTCGAGTCCGGTCGGCATCTGCGCCTCG is a genomic window containing:
- a CDS encoding PTS fructose transporter subunit IIABC — its product is MSDMITADLVDLDLSADTKEAAARALAERMAALGRVTDLDGFLADVAAREAQMPTGLDGGIGIPHCRSEHVTEPTLAFGRSPAGIDFGATDGPADLVFLIAAPAGADDAHLTILSSLARQLMNAEFTAALRSVDDAAAAAALIRGEEPTAAEETAGGTAEGTTERSAEDTRDTGTVSAAASAETAPGSTGEDADGPARPFRIVAVTSCPTGIAHTYMAAESLENAGREAGVDLVVETQGSAGFTRLDPAVIAAADGVILAHDVAVREKDRFAGKPTVDTGVKAAINRPAELIGEVRGKAARGEVTSASPGATPVERGGRTGEGYGAKLRKWLMSGVSYMVPFVAAGGLLIALGFAIGGYEINKAPSVMDHFVWTQADSWGALLFQIGGVAFAFLVPVLAGYIAYGMADRPGLVPGFVGGSIALTINAGFLGGLAAGLISGAVVLAIQRVPIPKALRGIMPVVVIPLISAAVVGFLMFVVIGKPIASAQSGMTDWLNGLSGANAILLGALLGLMMCFDLGGPVNKVAYTFATAGIAVASPSDSAMKIMAAVMAAGMVPPLAMALATTVRGRLFNAAERENGKAAWVLGASFISEGAIPFAAADPLRVIPASMAGGAVTGALSMAFGATLRAPHGGIFVVPLIGNPLLYLVAIAAGVCVSTALVIALKGLRKPVPGARAQEPGGDAGPSAPTPGEKQPVVA